ACCGGCGAGCCAGGCAGTGCCATGCACCTGCACCAGAGTGTGGTGGACGTGCACACGGGCAAGAACATCTTCTCGAATGAGGACGGCAGCATGAGCGAGCTGTTCCTCAACCACATCGGTGGCCTGCAGAAGTTCATCCCTGAGGCTCTGCCGCTTTTTGCACCCAACGTCAATTCGTTCCGCCGTTTCCTGCCGGACACCTCGGCGCCGGTGAACGTGGAATGGGGCGAAGAAAACCGCACCGTGGGCCTGCGCGTCCCGGATGCCGGCCCGCAGAACCGCCGTGTCGAGAACCGCCTGCCGGGTGCCGATGCGAACCCTTACCTGGCCATCGCCGCCAGCCTGCTATGCGGTTACATCGGCATGGTCGAGGGCATCGAAGCCAGTGCGCCGGTTGTGGGGCGCGGCTATGAGCGCCGCAACCTGCGCTTGCCGCTGACAATCGAAGATGCCTTGGAGCGTATGGAAATCAGCCGTGCGCTGACCCAGTACCTGGGCAAGAAATTCATCACCGGCTACGTCGCCACCAAGCGGGCCGAGCATGAAAACTTCAAGCGCGTCATCAGCTCCTGGGAGCGTGAGTTCCTACTGTTCGCTGTCTGATCAACCCTGAGGCCGCCGGTTGGCGGCCACCGGAAAATGGAGAGGCACATGAGCGTCAAAAACCCGCAAACCCGTGAATGGCAAACCCTGAGCGGCGAGCACCACCTTGCTCCTTTCTCTGACTACAAACAGTTGAAGGAAAAGGGGCCGCGCATCATTACCAAGGCGCAGGGGGTGCATTTGTGGGACAGCGAGGGGAGCAAGATCCTCGACGGCATGGCCGGTCTATGGTGCGTGGCGGTGGGTTATGGCCGTGAAGAACTGGTGCAGGCGGCAGAAAAGCAGATGCGCGAGCTGCCGTACTACAACCTGTTCTTCCAGACAGCCCACCCGCCTGCGTTGGAGCTGGCCAAGGCCATCACCGATGTGGCGCCCGAAGGCATGACCCATGTGTTCTTCACCGGTTCCGGCTCTGAAGGCAACGACACCGTGCTGCGTATGGTCCGCCATTACTGGGCGCTGAAGGGCAAGCCGCCCAAACAGACCATCATCGGCCGCATCAACGGCTACCACGGCTCCACCTTCGCCGGTGCATGCCTGGGCGGTATGAGCGGGATGCACGAGCAGGGCGGCCTGCCGATACCGGGCATCGTGCACATTCCACAGCCGTACTGGTTCGGTGAAGGTGGCGACATGTCACCGGACGACTTCGGGGTATGGGCTGCCGAACAACTGGAAAAGAAAATCCTGGAAGTTGGCGAAGACAACGTCGCTGCCTTTATCGCCGAGCCGATTCAAGGTGCCGGTGGCGTGATCATTCCGCCGGAAACCTACTGGCCCAAAGTGAAGGAAATTCTGGCCAAGTACGACATCCTGTTCGTCGCCGACGAGGTAATTTGCGGGTTCGGCCGTACCGGCGAGTGGTTCGGCTCCGACTACTACGGCCTCAAGCCCGACCTGATGACCATCGCCAAGGGCCTGACCAGCGGTTACATCCCTATGGGCGGTGTGATCGTGCGTGACAAGGTGGCCAAGGTGATCAGCGAAGGCGGCGACTTCAACCATGGCTTCACCTATTCCGGGCACCCGGTAGCGGCAGCGGTAGGCCTGGAAAACCTGCGCATTCTGCGCGACGAGCATATTGTCGAGGACGCTCGTACCAAAGTGGCACCCTACTTGCAAAAACGACTGCGCGAGCTTGAAGACCACCCGCTGGTGGGCGAGGTGCGCGGCCTGGGCCTGCTCGGCGCGATCGAACTGGTCAAGGACAAAGCCACCCGCAGCCGTTACGAAGGCAAAGGCGTGGGCATGGTCTGCCGCAACTTCTGCTTCGAAAACGGCCTGATC
The genomic region above belongs to Pseudomonas sp. PSKL.D1 and contains:
- a CDS encoding aspartate aminotransferase family protein — its product is MSVKNPQTREWQTLSGEHHLAPFSDYKQLKEKGPRIITKAQGVHLWDSEGSKILDGMAGLWCVAVGYGREELVQAAEKQMRELPYYNLFFQTAHPPALELAKAITDVAPEGMTHVFFTGSGSEGNDTVLRMVRHYWALKGKPPKQTIIGRINGYHGSTFAGACLGGMSGMHEQGGLPIPGIVHIPQPYWFGEGGDMSPDDFGVWAAEQLEKKILEVGEDNVAAFIAEPIQGAGGVIIPPETYWPKVKEILAKYDILFVADEVICGFGRTGEWFGSDYYGLKPDLMTIAKGLTSGYIPMGGVIVRDKVAKVISEGGDFNHGFTYSGHPVAAAVGLENLRILRDEHIVEDARTKVAPYLQKRLRELEDHPLVGEVRGLGLLGAIELVKDKATRSRYEGKGVGMVCRNFCFENGLIMRAVGDTMIIAPPLVISHAEVDELVEKARKCLDLTYEAIK